The Cryptomeria japonica chromosome 6, Sugi_1.0, whole genome shotgun sequence genomic interval tatttttttccctcttcctctctcattGTATctttctctctacctctatcttctttTTTCCCCCTCTATCTTTATAAATGTCTCCCTCTATCTATccatcactctccctctccctccttttaGACCTCTATATTCATATCTATttccctctctatatctatctcataggggattcactggctaggcaatattatatcacatgcattcatatcgAGGGATTTAATATCCCCCCCAAAAGGGTACAATATgttgcctattggtgaaaataggggatttttaaattcaggctatgaaaaaatacaatatcttgcgaaaataggggggcttttaattcagactgtgtattgggagggggtgagaaaaaaggagtttaggacaatattatttgaaaatagggggattctttagtatgccatgaacacacgtgctataacccaggttcactaagtgaagcctccgtgatctatctctccatatttattcTTTCATCTATCCATCTATCTCTATTTGTTTATCTCTTTATCCCTGTCTACCactacatctctccctctctctatatcacttcctatctctatctttatatttatctctctctctctctctctctctctctctctctctctctctctctctctctctctctctctttctatttagTTTTTGAGCTTTCACATCTATCTAATCCTatctcctctctctttatctctccatatctccATCCTTTTTTCCATATCCCTCTCCTCTTTCTCCAtcttcatctccatctctatctatatctctatcttattctttatctttatctctttacccctccctctctctcttccctcctatatgtctccctctttctataccTATATCTACCTCTCTCTTCCTCTCATGTGATTGTAAACATAACATGTGCCTATGGTAATGGAACTTGATTATCTTCAGGTAATTCAAAGGTTTTTTTTCAATTATCATTGGATCCTTGTAAGAAATGCAATGTGGTTTTGAAGCTATCGCTTATCCATTGAGACCTTTGTGTTGCACACACAccatcattttctaaatggcctaccaattgatcttaagtactacacaaatttatgcttgaattgaccttccacacctcttcggcatacccattgcacaccaaggtgcaattgctagttatattTCCATTTGATCTTTGTCCCTATATCATTTTGGTCCGTGGAGAAGTTGTACCTAGTGTCATGCTTCTAATTAGTCTCCCTCAACCAATTAACTTGAGACTTCTTGTGTTTTACCTCCCTTTCATCATGAAGGCTTGAGGTTGATCATTGAATGATTCTCTTTCCTTAAATGTCTTTCTCCCTACATTATCTTATTAAATATGATCATAGatttttttgtaatattatttatgcaaaaaatattattatttatatctTTTCCAAAAGAAACACATTCACTTTTTCCTTTAATTTTCTTAAGTGAGAGACTACCTCTTGTGTATTTGATAATTTCATATTCTTTAATGTTAGAACTTATACATCACTTGAATTTTCATATGGGCTCTTCAAAATAGTACATAGATTAACTCTTCTCTCATTACAGACTTTtagaaaacccttttcaaaaaagTAAGTTGTATCCATGCTGTtgttcatttatctcatttatccTAGTCTTTTTATCCTATTCTAAGACTTGGCAGTCTTCCTTCATACCAATTATAAGTTCAAAACAATTctgaaatattataaaaaattcCATACAAAACATCCTACtataataatattttcatttaatttaaataaaaactttattttttctaaATTAATTATTTAGATAAAAATATACAATGTACTATTATATAAATAACTTTTAAattttccaaaatcctcatcaaaaATTGATGCAGATATTATCTTCTTTATTGCAATGTAATTCTCCTATACCTCCTTTGTTCCGTTACCTTGCTTTTTtatcataaaaaaatcattattACATGTGATtagatgtaaaaaaaataaaaataatagaccACTTAGAGAAGCATAAATACTGATGTTTTTAAAATAGAATTGAATCAAAtgttttcaaaataataataataaataaaagtgAAAATATAGTATGCTCAATCTCTTTCACACCTCTGTACACGGTAGGAAGCTAGCAGGGAGATATTTTTCATTATTCAACTCATGTCTGAAGAATTATGCCTTTCCACTGCTGTACAATAGAACATAGATTCACAGCTCACAGCTACCAGCCCACAATTTCAGACAGCTCCCCCATCCCAGATTTTTACTATGGTCTGATATAATACTGTAAAAAGAAGCTAGTGTATCTATACTTTATTTTGTTATTTCTGATATCATTTTGTTAAGGCTCTTGCTGGATTGGCAGCTCGCAGGTTTCAGGTCCTTGCTGGGCTGCAGTGCTCGCAGAtctgaattttcataaaaaaaatttaaaaatgactTAACATATCTGAAACCTCAaggtttatttaaatatatatatgtagcaACAGATAAAGTATATGATGAGAAGACACATCCTGTTAAGGAGGCCCACACCTGCTAAAAGTGCTTTGTCATGGTTGTGGATTTAGAGGTTTTGAAGGTGAAGGTGGCAGACTTAGAAAAGAAGTTGGTGCATGTCTTTAGATTCAGTTTCAAAGTCATGCATAACTCGGCTAATATTCTGTGCTTGATACAAAAGAGGGTCTTTGGGAAAAGATGTTGATAATGGAAGAAATTATAAGGATCTCTTCAAGTTCCTTATTAAATACTAGGGCAAACTGTTTGTCTATTCTCTCTGTGGTTGCTTTGTTAGTTTTTGTTCAAGTTTTTCTTACTGGACTATTATTAAAATTTTTGTTTTATTATAAGGTCTATATCTATTTTTAATAAGTTGCTGCTAATGGCTTGATGCCGTCTTTGTATAAAAGGACAACACCCTAGTTTGTTGCTTTATTTATAAAAATAGATGAAGTATATCATGTTTTTTATTCATATCAATGTAATGTGATAGTTGATTAATGATGTTGTAATTCTTGTCATCAAAATTGATATTCCAAGAGAGATGTCAAACCCGTTgacatattattattaaatatttatatgaaaatgaaataaccaatccataattctaataaaaaacatttaacccttttaaaaaaatatgaaatatctCATATGATGTGATTCATGCTGAATATAAAATATCTCATATGATGTGATTCATGCTGAATATAAAATATCTCATATGATGTGATTCATGCTGAATAAATATGTAGTTATTAGATTCTTTATTTTATCTCTAAGTGATATTCTAAACATGTACATCATATCACCTATGATGTGACTCATGCTGTTGGAGCTTTTTAATATATAATCCCAAGCTTGTGGTGAATGTGATTCCAAAATTAAAAATACGCAAAAGACTATATAACTCCAAGCTGATCTTGGGCATTCTGCAAACGTTTACATGAATGTGACTCCTCATAGATTTGGATTCAAATATGCACAATCATCTGAAAAGACTATATAGTGCTGGGAATATCTCAAGAAACCCTAAATCCTATTTTCTTCCATTTCTGAAACACACAAAGCTTACAGGAAAGATTATTCTTCTAGTGACAATAAAATAATCTAATGTCTTCCTTTCTTCACCTTTAACTTTATATTAAAAGGCATGGGCATCCATTGATCCTTGTGCATACACATGGAGTGAATATCTAATTTTTAGGTCAGAaaaaaaagttgtcgagaccatgtaATCCCTAAGAGAGGAGGCTCACTCTATAAATTGTATGTGGAGAACACAGAATGAGATATGCTTGATTATAAGCTTGTAAGACCTCAAGGGAGGTTAAACTGTCATAACTAgatcattgtttttgttttttttcctaaAGGCTTTAGGATGCCTACTGTTGAGTTGCAACAACAGTACAATAATCTTATCAACTTTCTTTATGAGGAGGTTGAAAATTTTGTTTTCAAtacctaattttcaaattttcaatcttTTTACTTTCTTTCTATGTCTTGTGTGAGATCTTGAGTACTCATAGTTTGTGATAATCTTCTACCTTGATAGGAAAGCACAATAAAACTTAGTTGGGTTTTGCTGTAGGGATTTCTGGATGAGCAATATAGTCAGCTGGAACAGCTGCAGGATGAAAGCAGTCCTCATTTTGTGGAAGAAGTGATTTCCTTGTTTTTTGATGACTCTCTCAAATTGCTCCATAACTTAGAGACCACACTGTATATTCTTTATACTTGTTCTTCAATATGGTTCACATTATTTTCGAAATAATAACAGTGTTGGGCTTCACAAGTATCAAATACTAGGATAATTTTTGTGTTCTCAGTAAAGTTATGGAAGACTGTTAATGGTTTATATAAGAATTTCATGGTAAAATTCAGGAATAAGGAACCGGTGGATTATAGAAAAGTGGAGACTTGTTTGCATCATCTCAAGGGTAGCAGCTCAAGGCATGCAAATTGTTCCCAATGATAGTTTTTACTCCATTTCTCTAATGGCCTTAGTTATCTGTTTAAAAGTTATCCTTGTCAACTGCTAATCACTTTAATTACCTTTTTCTGTTCTGAAATGAACAGTGTAGGGGCACAGAGAATTAAGAACTTATGCATCCCATTTCGTGCCTTCTGTCAAGAAAAAATGAGACATGGGTAGATCCATTCTCCTCTTATGTTTTGAATTGCTTATAACAGAGATTATTCTTTAAGTATTTTCTAAATTTCTACAAACAGTAATGTAAATTCTTCAAAAAGCAGGTGCTTGCAGTGTCTGCAACAAGTGAAGCAGGAGTATTATCTTCTCAAGGACAAGCTCCAAGATCTGTTTCAGGCAATTATAGCAGTAGAAGTGCTACTCAAAATCTTTACAAGATTATACTTAAACAAAATCTAAATAGTAGATGAAAGTCACATTTGAGTTATTGTTGTTATTTTgcagatagaagaacaaagagcaGGTGGAACGATTTCAGTTCTAAATTGAGCTATGGCATCAATATGTTATGATTCCTATTGTGCAACTCTTCGTATTAAAAAAAGATGTTATGTATCTGAAACTAATGTGAAGATTATTGATTAGTGACGAAATCTATTTTTTCCTATTCAGGGTATGTGTGGATATAAAGAAAGTGTCTGACATCATTTTTgggagaaaaattaaaaaaaaggaaggTGGATGAACAATCACAACCAAATTTAAGGTCAAGTTTTCAATGACAAATTCAAAGAGATAAACAAGGCACAAGGCTACTAGATAACAAGAACTAGAACACTAAAAGGTAGAGGTGGATCATGGTTATCTGAATTTCTTCATATGTTAGGAAGGTCATGGTCATTTAAAACAAGCTCACATGTAATCACacccttttcattttcttttttaggAGGAGGCTATGTATCATTATCAAAGAAATGCCCAAAGTAAAGCTATGAATTTTTTTCAATTTGGCTATTCAAAGTTACCATAGTCATGAGGTTGAGAAAAGCTTGAAGGAAGTTAGGAGGGTTGAGACCAATCATGACCAAAACATTTCCTAGCTCTTCTCAAAGGGGCTTTGAAGCCCATCACTAAAAGTCATGTCCATCATGGACATTCTAACTACCACATCGATACCCATGAGGGAAGAGACCTCTGTTAGAGATTGAGGTTGGTATAAATATCACAATTACCTCAATGATCCAAAATCCCATTTAGGTATCCCACTTGAGTAACAACCTTATGCACCTAAATTTGCATGATGACATTAAATAACAAAGCATAATCTTAATGTAAAGTGAGAAGTGTATATCaataaaaataacttaaaaaatataGCAAAGTTTCTATCAAGTTCCAAATGCTAAAAATAATTTCCACCTTGAAAACATACCAATTCAATAACTTAATAGGAATTATGCCCAATATCTTAAAAGAATCATACTCCATTAGAAAATATTAGGCCCAAAAGGCCTAAAATATCACAAAATCCAATTCCAATTAGCTTCAGCTTTGACacaaaactaaaaaaaatcttGAAAGCATTATATTGTCCATAGAATGGATAATGAGGATTAGCAATATCTCACTAAGTTAACCCAATACTAATAGGGAGACCTTGGTAAAGAATACACCATGCAAAGTGAGCAAGTTTTGGCTTAAGCATATTCAACCAAAAAGTCTAAATTTATATTGGCAACTACCTAGCAAAGACTAAGAACCCATTTTTTCTTGAGTTTTGAAAGTATGTTTCTGTGTAGAGAAATCCAAGCATGTCCCTTATGAAGTCCTCAGCTGTGAAAGGTAGCATTTGAATACCATTTTTAATATGTAGAGAAATCTAAGCATGTCCCTTATGAAGTCCTCAGTTGTGAAAGGTAGCATTTGAATACCATTTTTAATATTTCCACCAAGGTTTGAATTTTCTCCTCTAACTTTTTGAATCATACAAGGAGGAAAAAAATTATAATGGTCAAAAATGACTCAAAATCCCAATTAGATAGCTTGTACTTCAATTTAGAATCAAGGCAGGAAAGAAAGTTAGTTTTTTGTATCCTTATGGTGGAGGTCAAGAAGAGTATAATacctctaaaaaaaaaaaattaagtgtgAAGGGTTCTTAGTAAGGGGTTGATCATGACAATAAACATTATGGTATCAACAAATAGATTTCTAATTAATAGCAAACCCTTTAATAAACATTACTGGATCTTTTAGAAGCCATTACTTGATGGTTTcctaggttttccatatgattttgatgataagtGAAATGCATCTAGATAAACTCCTTCATTATAAGGATATTATGAAAACCATCTCCCTTTCAAGATTAACAACCATAAGGTGCCCTTGTAGAAGTGTAATGCATAATCAATCCCTTTCAAGATTCATTTCCCTCGAGGGCTTTGCTAATGTATTTGGCATGTAAATTTATACCATgggattatattaatatttaaacaaGCTCACTAAATGGGGGAAGCAACAAAACTCGCAAGCCACTCTATGGAATCATTTGCCTTGATCAAATGAATCTCATAAAAATTCCCTTAGGAAGTTTTCAAGAGTTTGATAGGAGGTTTTAAAAGACATCCAATATAAGAAGAATAGACATTACTAGTAGCTAGAATGttaaataaaacaatttaaaaCTCACTATTATGGAAAGATTCATAATATAGTAGGCTAACATTTTCTCTATTTGAGAAACAATATATATTATCATAGAAAGGAGAGAGACAACTAGAAAGAAAAAGATATGCCTAAGAATCTAAACACTTATAACATTGAGTTTTCTACCACTAAATACTTGACAGTGAaactttcaaaaatttctagggacTAGATAGTCCAATTGATGTTATTTTCCTCTCCCATGAGTAAGAAATGAGTCATTAAATACTAGCCTACTCATAAAATTGGATAGAGTGATGCCTTTAACTAGGTTTTGTGGCACAATATTGGCCAATATGTAATAAGTACAAATAAAGGTAGAGCATAGCAAGGATAAAATCCCACTCAATGTAGTCATAGGATTTAGAAAAATCTATCTTGATGAAAATgacaaatattattaaaaatattttgacCATTCCTTTTGTTCCCACACACCAATGATGTAAAAAATACATCTAGATTTTATGAAGTGATTTGATCAAGGTgagaaaacaaaggaagaaaatgacacaactTCATTGAAAGAGATTTGGTCATCACTTTATATGATATATTGGGTAGATTTATAGATATCCAATAGTAAATATCTTCCAAATATCCAAACTTAAATATGATTTTAATATTACCTCTATTTATAATATTATGGTATGCAAGCTTCAAGATAGAATTTGTGAAGACCTTTACCAATAATATCTCATAATAAGGATGTTTTATATttaatatggaagcaatcacaaCTTGGATTCTCATCCTTATCCATGGAAAAAATAGCCTCACAAATGAACACTTCAATTGGAAGTTTCTCATTGAGATCTCTCTAAGAGAGTAACTTAATAAGATATCACACTCATACATTGTTTTAGGGTGGAGCCTCATTTAGGAATCTCCTCCTAATCTTGAAAATGTATATTATACCAATATATACACTGTTTTGATTGTCAATACTAGTTGGGCAATGAATTCAACATAAAATCGCATGCCTTGCAAAGTATTTAAAATGTAGAATATTGCAAGAAAGAATATATCACAAAAAGATCTAGAATAACCCTCAATATATTAACTCACAATAAATGAACATATTTATAGTGCAAAAGAGATCAAACATGCCATCTACAAAAGTTTAATGCAAACTTCATACAAGAGAAAGGCTAATATGTATAACTAAGCAAGCTTATCTCACCAAAAAAAATCCACGAGAGAATATACCATGGAATTTTCTACACTAACATCCcacttaagcatagcttaggtggatAGAAAGAAACTAGATCCTAACAACTAGGTTTGATGTGGTACTCAAGTACAATGCTATCCCTCATAAAGtaaagaaagggagaaaactcAATGGAGAAAAAACTccccaaaaaagagagaaaagatgaagaagaagaagacaaaaaaaaatccCCTCTAGATTCTTTGGAAAAATTCTCTTACAATCAATCATGATCTATGGAAATCTAATAAGtttaattacaattatatatagaatgtaaataaataaatattaaaattaaataatggaCATAAATAATTCAAAATATATACATATTGATTAATAAACTATAAATATTTATAACTATCAACCATTCATAACATATTTAATGCTTTTGATTAATTAGCTCTAAAATATTATTAAAGTATCTTTCATTTTCCTTCtctcaaaatattttttaattttaagtaccaaaatataatttaaaaaatacataaaattataaatatatggGAAAGGAGTGGACATATGCTTGAAGCATATAACGAATACAAATATATTCCCTCTAGATTCTTTGGAAAAATCCTTACAATGACTCCATCTTATGGGAAGCGCTCCCTTACTAATATAATGTAGTACTTGACTAGTGAGATCGCATCTCCTACTCCTTTGAACTTAGGAAGTTTAGGAATATACCATTACAACATGATATTATGAGTCACATGGTATAGAGGTTCCTCAAGATATTCTAGCATGTTATTGAAAAATATCATGTTTGGAAGGAGGGGTCTGTCTATACATGAACCTTGTGGGTGGAGCCTattaaatgaaatgaattttgaagGTTGTGCTAGATTTTTATTACCAATAGAAAATTGGATACTTGACATAGGCACATTCAACAATTGGGAACTAAGCAAAATGATCACTTGATAAGCGATGCATACACACACAACCAGGAGATAATAAATTCATTTGCCCATGAAGTAGAGTAGAAGGAATTAGATTTATGTTGCATCACTTTTTTTTGAAGCTCTACATACTTTTCTCTAGGAAGAATATGATCCATCTTTATAAGGCTATAATCCCTTTTGCAAATCCAATTCCTAGATCTCTTATAGCTAAGTTGTAACCTTATTATACAAGAAGACCATGAAACATTTGGTGAGATTCCATTATAACTAAGAAATATCTAATTTTAGATATTCCCTTCCATTAAGAGGATCACCCAAAGCTAGAAGATCAAAGATTCAACAAATATAAGATGGATCCTCTAAGGAATCCATTTATAGCAACTTAAAAAAAGATCTTGTCAAAGATTAAGATATGTTTTcttagtttggatttattttatagAAATTTTCATTTATCCAATagcatcaataattaattaaattacttaaAAAATTCCTAAGGACTTTACTACTTTGTTTTTGTTTCTTAGCTAGACTAGATTTATTATTGCTTTCTTTAAGTTATTTTAGATTTGAATTTATCTTAGATTGAAAGTATCTATtagaatatttattaaattttattctttATTTTCAAATTCATAAATTATAACAAAACTCATTATTCATTATAGTTTGATAAAAAATATGAATCttcaaaaatattatttaaaatacagtcaaattatatataattatttaggTCATATTTATTATTACGAAAATATGCAGATATAATACATTTTTTTAGTGTATTAGATtaactcatttaaataaattatcaaAACTCACGAAAACACAATAATTAGAAAAGATATCCCAATAACATCATTAGAGATTCAACAATAAGAAATCAAAACAAATAATAAAACATCAAACAAGAAAAAAGCCATGAACTCTATTTAATGAATCTCTTAAGTTTCACATTTCTCACTCAACCCTTATGCTTGATGTGTCCTACaattaaatttttagaagaaataaaagaaattttTCCTATATGATAAATTTCAATTAAAGAGATAACTCAAGGATGAGCATAGATTCTTAGGGAAATCCAAGAATCCAACAAGAAATGATGCATGTACTTGAGAAGGTTTCTATGCAAGGGAACTTGCtctcttataaaaaaatattacactTCAATAATGAAGATTAAATAACTTATACCTCTACATAAGAAATGAACTCAATAGAACTAGAGTCATCTATTCTCTAGATCATATTAACATTTCTATAATAACCCTATTTCAAAAAATTATAGTTGAAGACTCAAACACATAAATTTTTCCAACACAATTAAACACCTTAGTATATCATCACATGTAGTCCTTTTCCATGAGATGATTGAACCCATTGGCATGAATCCTAATCCATACAATCATACTTTTTTCACAATCAATAAGATCCTTGTTGCAGGAAAATAGAGTAATTTGTTATATTCTTTGATGCTTGACCAACAATTTCAAAAGAGGAAAGTAATTTAGTGTATGTGATCAACAAGGATATAATGTATTCATTGGGCCAAGTCAATCTTATCTACGTTTTGTTGACTTAGAAAATCAAAATCATGGATAACTTATCGAGTTATGTTCACAACTATCTTCATAGTGGTTGTATACAAAACATATACTATAGTATGAACTAATTCAACTTAAAATTTACCTTCTACATTTCTGCACTATAACAAACATATATCAATTTCTATCAATAGTTCTATTATTCTTtttgcaacaccattttgttggttTTGATTCCTTCTTTATACCATGCTTTTCAAAAGAGTAGAAAAT includes:
- the LOC131069821 gene encoding histidine-containing phosphotransfer protein 1-like, which encodes MELDYLQGFLDEQYSQLEQLQDESSPHFVEEVISLFFDDSLKLLHNLETTLNKEPVDYRKVETCLHHLKGSSSSVGAQRIKNLCIPFRAFCQEKMRHGCLQCLQQVKQEYYLLKDKLQDLFQIEEQRAGGTISVLN